In the genome of Raphanus sativus cultivar WK10039 chromosome 4, ASM80110v3, whole genome shotgun sequence, one region contains:
- the LOC108853889 gene encoding piezo-type mechanosensitive ion channel homolog isoform X3 encodes MDFIMSMSENNLAERLLPPKYSFFIRESRAGVRHTNVLLRGAVFKSFSINFFTYGFLVSLFALSFWSFHFASLCAFGLLAYVGYIIYAFPSLFRLHRLNGLLLVFILLWAVSTYIFNVAFSFLNTTARKDMKIWEMVGLWHYTIPGLFLLAQFGLGMLVALGNLVNNSVFLYLSEESSRSSNDRSYTEADEETRVLVVATIAWGLRKCSRAIMLALIFLIAMKPGFVHAVYVIFFLMYLLSHKINRKIRKSLILLCEIHFALLYILEIDLVSNSLKRQGSVSREILFQLGLLRSESSWDFLEIALLACFCAIHNHGFEVLYSFSAIVRHTPSPPIGFSILKAGLNKSVLLSVYSSPSSSYSQDNTTYERHIASFLSAIGQKFLSMYRSCGTYIAFITILISVYLVKPNYVSFGYIFLLLFWITGRQMFEETKRRLWFPLKAYAVLVFMFIYCLSSFVSFQLWLSGFIDLYFYLGYNSEAPLLDNVWESLAVLIVMQLYSYERRQNGHYIPGQSSLVHPGVFGFLERFLVWHGQKILFAALFYASLSPISVFGFVYLLGLVICTAFPKSSSVPSKSFLIYTGFLVSAEYLFQLWGMQAQMFPGQKYAELSFYLGLRVYEPGFWGIESGLRGKVLVVAACTLQYNVFRWLERTPGLTIIKGKYEEPCPLFVSAEDTTASASSSNGENPSSIDHASISMKQGEATSNSWSFFSPRDNQAAGFLHPTTGGSKSGSSKKFSFGHFWGSIKESHKWNRRRILALKKERFETQKNLLNIYLKFWIENMFNLYGLEINMIALLLASFALLNAISLVYIALLAACVLLRRRLIQKLWPVVVFLFASILAIEYVATWNNLLPLDQDSSETSVHCHDCWSIAADYFKFCRDCWLGVRVDDPRTLISYFVVFMLACFKLRADQISSFSESSTYHQMKSQRKNSFVWRDLSFETKSMWTVLDYLRLYCYVHLLDVVLILILITGTLEYDILHLGYLAFALVFARMRLEILKKKNKIFRFLRVYNFVLIILSLAYQSPFVGNFNDGKCETVDYIYEVIGFYKYDYGFRITARSALVEIIIFMLVSLQSYMFSSQEFDYVSRYLEAEQIGAIVREQEKKAARKTEQLQQIREAEEKKRQRNLQVEKMKSEMLNLRVQLHRMNSDSNFGFASPRTEGLRRRRSPYLIPDSGAASPEIDGVVHRKEDQPIDEDPQYPFEAHELPMSATPEAPDSPECSFGVSPCEITEIQQNIDVMSMEREIKKKSEGKDNPLISAVQLIGDGVSQVQFIGNQAVNNLANFLNISPENSDINEQSSVDDEVYDEMESQKRIHKPFERSTSLQSDMSSDGTSFQIGRILRHIWSRMQSNNDIVCYCCFIIAFLWNFSLLSMVYLAALFLYALCVHTGPTNIFWVVMLIYTEIYILLQYLYQIIIQHCGLSVDAPLLNELGFPTQRIKSSFVVSSLPLFLVYISTLIQSVITVKDGDWVPSADFASRRNARGSQKDLTRISWSLRVWDVFKKLRDGVKLVSRSIYRYWISLTRGAESPPYFVQVTMDVHMWPEDGIQPERVECRMNQLLRLVHNERCEKGNPDLCPYSSRVHVQSIERSTETPNEALVVLEVEYASPTNECSTAEWHKSLTPAWDVAKEIRKAQHSGLGEGTGFPYPILSVIGGGKRETDLYAYIFGADLIVFFLVAIFYQSVIKNKSEFIDVYQLVDQFPFDFVIILMVIFFLIVVDRVIYLCSFATGKVVYYLFSLILFTYAVTEYAWSIYPTQQHAAGLALRFIFLAKAMSLALQAIQIRYGLPHKSTLYRQFLTSEVSRINYYGYRLYRALPFLYELRCVLDWSCTATSLTMYDWLKLEDVNASLYLVKCDTVLNRATHKHGERQTKMTKCCNGICLFFILLCVIWAPMLMYSSGNPTNIANPIKDASVQIDIKTAGGKLTLYQTTLCERISGDNIDLGLDFGSQSFLPTYNKNDIQLICCQADASVLWLVPDTVVTRFIQSLDWDTDMDITFSWVLNRDRPKGKETVKYERSVDPQDLPKRSDVQMVLNGSIDGFRVHNLYPKFFRVTGSGDVRSFEDQKDEVSADILMNHADTKSWWSFHNLKASENISACEGMDGPVAIIMSEETPPQGFLGDTLSKFSIWGLYITFVLAVGRFIRLQCSDLRMRIPYENLPSCDRLIAICEDLYAARAEGELGVEEVLYWTLVKIYRSPHMLLEYTKLDYDT; translated from the exons ATGGATTTTATCATGTCGATGAGTGAAAATAACTTGGCAGAGCGTCTTCTTCCTCCAAAATATTCGTTTTTTATTCGAGAATCAAG GGCCGGTGTTAGGCACACCAATGTTTTACTGAGGGGAGCTGTGTTTAAGAGCTTCAGTATCAATTTCTTCACATATGGTTTCCTG GTCTCTCTCTTTGCTCTTTCGTTCTGGAGTTTTCATTTTGCGAGCTTGTGTGCTTTTGGCCTCCTTGCATATGTTGGTTACATTATCTATGCCTTCCCATCGTTATTCCGCTTGCACAGATTAAATGGCCTTCTGCTTGTATTTATACTCTTATGGGCTGTCAGTACGTACATATTCAATGTAGCATTTTCTTTTCTGAACACTACGGCTAGAAag GACATGAAAATTTGGGAGATGGTGGGACTTTGGCATTACACTATACCTGGATTGTTTTTGCTTGCACAATTTGGTTTGGGAATGTTGGTTGCGTTGGGTAATCTTGTGAACAACTCTGTTTTTCTCTACCTGTCTGAAGAGAGCTCCAGATCTTCCAATGACAGATCTTATACTGAAG CTGATGAAGAAACAAGGGTGTTGGTTGTCGCAACCATTGCTTGGGGATTGCGGAAATGTTCACGGGCTATTATGCTCGCACTGATTTTCCTCATTGCCATGAAACCTGGGTTTGTCCATGCAGTGTATG TGATATTCTTCCTTATGTATCTGTTGAGCCACAAAATCAACAGAAAGATACGCAAGTCATTGATCCTTCTATGCGAAATTCATTTTGCACTTCTTTACATTCTTGAAATCGACCTTGTGTCGAACTCCTTAAAGCGGCAAGGCTCGGTGAGCAGAGAAATTCTGTTTCAGTTAG GTCTCCTTAGGTCTGAAAGCTCTTGGGACTTCTTGGAGATAGCcttgcttgcttgcttctgtGCTATCCATAATCATGGTTTTGAGGTGTTATATTCCTTCTCAGCAATTGTACGACATACACCAAGCCCTCCAATTGGATTTAGCATATTGAAAGCCGGTCTCAACAAATCAGTTCTCTTGTCCGTCTACTCATCGCCATCTTCAAGTTATAGCCAGGATAATACTACTTATG aGAGACACATTGCTTCATTTCTGAGTGCGATTGGGCAAAAGTTTCTGTCTATGTACCGATCATGTGGAACATACATTGCCTTCATCACTATTCTCATAAGTGTATACCTGGTGAAACCCAATTATGTATCGTTTGGATACATTTTCCTTCTCTTGTTCTGGATTACTGGAAGACAAATGTTTGAGGAAACTAAGAGACGCTTGTGGTTCCCTTTGAAAGCATATGCGGTTTTGGTGTTTATGTTTATCTACTGCTTAAGTAGCTTTGTCAGCTTCCAGCTCTGGTTATCTGGATTTATTGATCTGTACTTTTATTTAGGCTACAACTCCGAAGCTCCATTGCTGGATAATGTATGGGAATCTCTTGCTGTGTTGATCGTGATGCAACTTTACAGCTATGAAAGGAGGCAGAATGGACATTACATTCCAGGTCAATCTAGTTTGGTTCATCCTGGagtttttggttttcttgaGAGGTTTTTGGTATGGCATGGTCAGAAGATCTTGTTCGCGGCATTGTTTTATGCATCCTTGTCTCCAATCAGTGTGTTTGGATTTGTATATCTCCTTGGTCTTGTCATCTGCACAGCCTTCCCAAAGTCTTCGTCAGTACCATCCAAATCATTTTTGATCTATACTGGATTTCTCGTGTCTGCTGAGTATCTATTCCAACTGTGGGGCATGCAAGCTCAGATGTTCCCTGGGCAAAAATATGCCGAGTTGTCTTTCTACTTGGGCCTTCGAGTATATGAACCTGGATTTTGGGGTATAGAATCAGGTCTACGAGGCAAAGTGCTGGTTGTTGCTGCCTGTACTCTGCAGTACAATGTATTTCGTTGGCTAGAAAGGACACCTGGTTTAACTATTATCAAAGGTAAATATGAAGAGCCTTGTCCCCTATTTGTCTCTGCAGAAGACACAACTGCAAGTGCTTCCAGTTCTAATGGTGAAAACCCATCTTCCATAGATCATGCTTCTATATCAATGAAACAAGGCGAGGCTACTAGTAACTCATGGTCTTTCTTCTCTCCCCGTGATAATCAGGCAGCTGGTTTCTTGCATCCCACGACTGGAGGCTCCAAAAGTGGCAGTAGTAAGAAATTTTCATTTGGTCATTTCTGGGGAAGCATCAAGGAGAGTCACAAGTGGAACAGGAGGCGGATTCTGGCATTGAAGAAGGAGAGGTTTGAAACGCAGAAGAATCTGTTAAATATTTACTTGAAGTTTTGGATTGAGAACATGTTTAACCTCTATGGCCTTGAGATAAACATGATAGCGCTGCTTCTTGCAAGTTTTGCTTTGCTGAATGCCATCTCCTTGGTATATATTGCGCTGCTTGCTGCATGTGTCCTCTTGAGAAGACGCCTAATTCAGAAACTATGGCCTGTCGTTGTTTTTCTGTTTGCATCAATTCTCGCAATTGAATACGTTGCCACGTGGAATAACTTATTGCCTTTAGATCAGGATTCAAGTGAAACTAGCGTGCATTGCCATGACTGCTGGAGTATTGCAGCTGACTACTTTAAATTTTGCCGGGACTGCTGGCTTG gagtGAGAGTTGACGATCCCCGGACCCTTATTAGCTATTTCGTGGTGTTCATGCTTGCCTGTTTTAAACTTCGGGCTGATCAGATATCTAGTTTCTCAGAGTCATCGACATATCATCAGATGAAGTCTCAAAGAAAGAACTCATTTGTCTGGAGAGATCTCTCCTTCGAAACAAAGAGCATGTGGACCGTGCTTGATTACCTGAGGCTTTATTGTTACGTCCATCTGTTGGATGTTGTGCTTATTCTGATTCTAATCACAGGAACTCTCGAGTACGACATTCTACACCTGGGCTATCTTGCATTCGCACTTGTTTTTGCCCGGATGCGACTTGAAatactgaagaagaagaacaaaatatTCAGGTTCTTGCGGGTGTACAATTTTGTTCTCATCATTCTTTCCCTCGCATATCAGTCTCCATTTGTTGGAAACTTCAATGATGGAAAGTGTGAAACTGTTGATTATATTTACGAGGTTATTGGATTTTACAAGTATGATTATGGGTTTCGAATCACTGCAAGATCTGCTCTCGTTGAAATCATCATATTTATGTTAGTATCTCTTCAGTCCTACATGTTTTCCTCCCAGGAGTTTGATTATGTGTCGCGGTATCTTGAAGCGGAGCAAATTGGTGCTATTGTGCGGGAGCAAGAGAAGAAAGCAGCACGGAAGACCGAACAATTGCAACAGATTCGTGAGGCTGAAGAAAAGAAACGGCAGCGGAATTTGCAGGTGGAAAAGATGAAGTCGGAAATGTTGAACCTGCGGGTACAGCTTCACAGAATGAATTCTGATTCTAATTTTGGGTTTGCTTCTCCGCGCACTGAAGGTCTACGAAGGAGGAGGAGTCCGTATCTAATTCCAGATAGTGGTGCAGCCAGTCCGGAGATTGATGGAGTGGTCCACAGGAAAGAAGACCAGCCTATTGACGAGGATCCACAATATCCTTTTGAAGCTCATGAGCTTCCTATGAGTGCCACTCCAGAAGCACCAGATTCTCCAGAGTGTTCATTTGGAGTATCTCCCTGTGAAATCACTGAAATTCAACAGAATATTGATGTCATGTCTATGGAGcgtgaaataaaaaaaaagtccgAAGGAAAAGATAATCCGTTGATCTCTGCTGTGCAACTCATCGGTGATGGTGTTTCCCAGGTGCAATTTATTGGAAATCAGGCAGTAAATAACCTTGCGAATTTCTTAAACATCTCACCGGAAAATTCAGATATAAATGAGCAGTCCTCTGTTGATGATGAGGTGTATGATGAGATGGAAAGCCAGAAGAGAATACACAAACCTTTTGAACGGTCAACATCTCTGCAGTCTGACATGAGTAGTGATGGCACTAGCTTTCAGATAGGAAGGATCCTTCGTCATATATGGTCTAGGATGCAGTCCAACAATGATATTGTTTGCTATTGCTGCTTTATTATTGCGTTTCTGTGGAACTTCAGTCTTCTTTCCATGGTCTATCTAGCAGCGCTTTTCCTATATGCCCTCTGCGTTCACACTGGACCAACTAACATCTTCTGGGTCGTCATGCTAATTTACACAGAAATCTATATCCTCCTCCAGTATTTATACCAGATTATAATCCAGCACTGTGGGTTGAGTGTTGATGCACCTCTTCTTAATGAACTGGGATTTCCAACACAAAGAATCAAATCATCATTTGTTGTCAGCTCGTTGCCTCTATTCCTTGTTTATATATCCACTCTCATACAGAGTGTTATAACAGTGAAAGATGGCGACTGGGTTCCTTCTGCTGATTTTGCCTCTCGCCGGAATGCCCGTGGGAGCCAGAAGGACCTTACACGAATTAGCTGGAGCCTGAGAGTCTGGGATGTGTTCAAGAAGCTGAGAGATGGTGTGAAATTGGTGAGCAGAAGCATCTATCGGTACTGGATCTCTCTGACACGTGGAGCAGAATCCCCTCCTTACTTTGTTCAGGTGACAATGGATGTTCACATGTGGCCTGAAGATGGAATTCAACCTGAAAGAGTTGAATGCAGAATGAATCAGTTACTTAGGCTTGTCCATAATGAGAGATGCGAGAAGGGAAACCCTGATCTTTGTCCTTACTCTAGCAGGGTCCACGTACAAAGTATAGAGAGAAGTACTGAGACCCCAAACGAGGCCTTGGTTGTTCTCGAGGTTGAGTACGCGTCTCCCACGAATGAGTGTTCTACAGCAGAATGGCACAAATCACTAACCCCAGCCTGGGATGTGGCGAAAGAGATTCGTAAAGCTCAACATAGCGGACTTGGTGAAGGAACTGGGTTTCCGTACCCCATTCTCTCTGTGATTGGCGGAGGAAAGAGAGAAACAGACCTTTATGCCTATATATTTGGTGCTGATTTGATTGTCTTCTTTCTTGTTGCCATTTTCTACCAATCAGTCATCAAAAATAAAAGCGAATTTATCGATGTATATCAGCTAGTGGACCAGTTCCCATTTGACTTTGTCATTATCCTAATG GTTATCTTCTTCCTGATTGTTGTTGATCGGGTCATCTATCTTTGCTCATTTGCGACTGGAAAAGTGGTATACTACCTCTTCAGTCTTATTCTCTTCACATATGCAGTAACAGAGTATGCTTGGAGCATATATCCTACGCAGCAACATGCGGCTGGCTTGGCTCTCAGATTCATATTTCTTGCGAAAGCAATGTCACTAGCTCTCCAGGCCATACAAATCCGCTACGGGCTACCTCATAAGAGCACCTTATATCGGCAGTTTTTGACAAGTGAAGTTTCACGGATCAATTACTATGGCTACAGACTTTACCGTGCTCTTCCTTTTCTGTATGAATTGAGATGTGTACTTGACTGGTCCTGCACAGCGACATCACTGACTATGTATGACTGGCTGAAG TTAGAAGATGTAAACGCGAGTTTGTACCTTGTCAAATGCGATACAGTTTTAAATCGAGCTACGCACAAACATGGAGAGAGGCAAACAAAAATGACTAAATGCTGCAATGGGATATGTCTGTTCTTCATCTTGTTATGCGTTATCTGGGCTCCTATGCTG ATGTACAGCAGTGGTAACCCAACAAACATCGCCAACCCGATAAAAGATGCGAGCGTTCAGATTGATATAAAAACAGCTGGTGGAAAGCTTACTTTGTACCAAACAACACTGTGCGAGAGAATTTCAGGGGATAACATTGATCTGGGGCTAGATTTCGGGTCCCAAAGCTTCTTGCCAACGTACAACAAAAATGACATCCAGCTGATATGCTGCCAAGCTGATGCAAGCGTTTTGTGGCTTGTCCCTGACACAGTTGTGACCAGATTCATTCAATCCCTCGACTGGGACACAGATATGGACATCACCTTTTCTTGGGTTCTTAACCGAGACCGACCTAAAGGTAAGGAGACTGTCAAGTACGAAAGAAGTGTGGACCCTCAGGACCTTCCAAAACGCTCTGATGTCCAAATGGTTCTCAACGGCTCAATTGATGGATTTAGAGTGCATAACTTGTACCCAAAGTTTTTCCGTGTTACTGGTTCTGGTGATGTCAGATCTTTCGAGGACCAG AAAGATGAAGTGAGTGCAGACATACTCATGAACCATGCAGATACCAAGTCGTGGTGGTCATTCCATAATCTTAAGGCATCTGAAAATATCAGCGCTTGCGAGGGTATGGATGGACCAGTTGCTATCATAATGTCCGAGGAAACTCCCCCAC AGGGATTTCTGGGTGACACGCTCAGCAAATTCAGTATATGGGGACTTTATATAACATTTGTACTAGCAGTGGGGCGTTTCATCAGGCTTCAATGCTCCGACCTGCGTATGAGAATACCTTACGAGAACCTCCCTTCGTGTGACAG ATTAATAGCTATATGTGAGGACTTATATGCGGCGAGAGCAGAGGGTGAGCTTGGAGTAGAAGAAGTTCTATACTGGACCCTTGTGAAGATCTATAGATCCCCACACATGCTGCTCGAGTATACAAAGCTAGACTACGATACTTAA